In one Lasioglossum baleicum chromosome 17, iyLasBale1, whole genome shotgun sequence genomic region, the following are encoded:
- the LOC143217577 gene encoding uncharacterized protein LOC143217577 codes for MLPEQLKELLGLNEGSQEPSFTLRRAESNSSVFSDAFSDASTIPPTSIEEHRRILGHGPSIGLPAGLPEPPQWWDTKELVTPQRKAMKNKRRATPGQYQREKCGTKSTPYDQLPREAPPPKRPQPRTGRTVRFMLTEQPRPQRLPAPKPKQTRAPTGTTSIPYHQLPREAPPPERPQPRTGRTIRFKPTEQPRPQRLPAPKRKQTGEPTATTSIPYHELPREAPPPERPQPRTGRTIRFKPTEQPRPQRHPASKPKETRAPTARRPTPTTPGDRTRRAEHGHQQEDAARRAKILEIIQKTITQSDSRAGRGHNKNKNSEGRAAKE; via the exons ATGCTGCCAGAACAACTTAAGGAGTTGCTCGGGCTGAATGAAGGCAGTCAGGAGCCTTCGTTCACCCTCCGACGCGCAGAGTCTAACTCCAGCGTATTCTCCGACGCCTTCTCCGACGCCTCGACTATACCACCGACAAGCATCGAGGAGCATAGAAGAATCTTGGGACATGGACCGTCAATAGGGCTCCCCGCAGGACTTCCCGAACCACCTCAGTGGTGGGACACCAAGGAACTGGTGACCCCGCAAAGAAAAGCGATGAAGAACAAGCGGCGGGCAACACCAGGCCAATACCAAAGAGAAAAATGCGGCACTAAGTCAACACCATACGACCAGCTGCCACGGGAGGCACCACCGCCGAAAAGACCACAGCCAAGGACCGGAAGGACGGTCAGGTTCATGCTCACGGAGCAGCCACGTCCACAAAGGCTCCCCGCACCAAAGCCAAAACAAACTAGGGCACCGACAGGGACGACGTCAATACCGTACCACCAGCTGCCACGGGAGGCACCCCCGCCGGAAAGACCGCAGCCAAGGACCGGAAGGACGATCAGGTTCAAGCCCACGGAGCAGCCACGTCCACAAAGACTCCCCGCACCAAAGCGAAAACAAACCGGGGAACCGACAGCAACGACGTCAATACCATACCACGAACTGCCACGGGAGGCACCCCCGCCGGAAAGACCACAGCCAAGGACCGGAAGGACGATCAGGTTCAAGCCCACGGAGCAGCCACGTCCACAAAGGCACCCCGCATCAAAGCCAAAAGAAACCAGGGCACCGACAGCGAGACGACCAACGCCAACTACACCGGGTGACCGAACAAGACGGGCAGAACACGGTCACCAACAGGAAGACGCCGCCAGAAGAGCAAAAATTCTGGAGATCATACaaaaaa CAATAACCCAGTCAGACAGCCGAGCAGGAAGAGGCCACAACAAGAACAAAAATTCCGAGGGACGAGCAGCCAAGGAATAA
- the Rcc1 gene encoding regulator of chromosome condensation 1 isoform X3 — protein MSPRIVRKRTAAGPSSGNSSEPTEPKRSKKKEATKPDLRQSTQGGVLLAFGQGDVGQLGLGEDVMEKMRPAVIPGYQDIVAIAAGGMHNVCLRETGEILTFGCNDEGALGRDTSVDGSETKPAAVDLPGKVIQVTAGDSHSAALLEDGRVFAWGSFRDSHGSMGLTPNGMERVPIEMLPNKKVLKIASGADHLVLLSEHGQIYTCGCAEQGQLGRIPPRGATRNTRHGLDPLLLPQLVPFSIKKKLHFNEVWTGTYCTFVKEQITGDIYVFGLNNYYQIGLKDPVTQFRPQVAKTFGGRTWRHISSGQHHTIALDDSGQVFVMGRKEYGRLGLGSDCSDAEKLTLVPSLSSCVDVAAGSAQSFAVTNSGELYAWGMGTSGQLGTGQEEDEEEPVLVKGKQLEGKKIIRVAGGGQHTIALALTS, from the exons A TGTCGCCAAGGATAGTAAGAAAACGGACCGCTGCTGGTCCATCGTCCGGAAATTCCAGCGAACCCACAGAACCGAAGAGAAGCAAGAAAAAAGAAG CAACGAAACCTGATTTACGCCAATCTACGCAAGGTGGTGTATTATTAGCATTTGGACAAGGCGATGTGGGCCAGCTGGGTTTGGGAGAGGACGTCATGGAGAAGATGCGTCCAGCAGTTATTCCCGGGTACCAGGATATCGTAGCGATAGCGGCTGGCGGCATGCACAACGTATGTCTACGAGAAACTGGGGAGATATTAACTTTTGGATGCAACGATGAGGGAGCATTAGGACGAGACACTTCTGTAGATGGTTCCGAAACCAAACCAGCTGCTGTCGATCTGCCCGGCAAAGTAATCCAGGTGACGGCTGGAGACTCGCATAGTGCCGCTCTGTTAGAAGACGGAAGAGTTTTCGCGTGGGGCTCTTTcagg GACTCCCATGGCTCTATGGGTCTCACACCGAACGGAATGGAACGTGTTCCGATAGAAATGctgccaaataaaaaagtactgAAAATAGCGTCTGGTGCTGATCATTTAGTTTTACTTAGCGAACATGGACAAATATACACTTGTGGATGCGCTGAACAGGGTCAATTAGGTAGAATACCTCCCAGAGGGGCAACCAGGAATACTCGACACGGTTTGGATCCGTTATTATTACCACAACTAGTTCCATTTAGTATTAAGAAGAAATTACACTTCAACGAGGTGTGGACTGGAACGTATTGCACGTTCGTTAAGGAACAGATCACAGGAGACATATATGTGTTCGGTCTAAACAATTATTATCAGATCG GTTTGAAAGATCCCGTGACTCAGTTTCGCCCGCAAGTAGCGAAAACGTTCGGTGGAAGGACTTGGAGACACATTAGCAGCGGGCAGCATCATACTATCGCCCTGGACGATTCTGGCCAAGTGTTCGTCATGGGCCGCAAAGAGTATGGCAGGCTCGGACTTGGTTCTGATTGCTCGGATGCGGAGAAACTAACATTAGTTCCTTCGTTAAGTTCCTGCGTTGACGTTGCGGCAGGGAGTGCCCAATCCTTTGCTGTTACCAACTCCG GAGAATTGTACGCCTGGGGCATGGGTACGAGTGGCCAACTGGGTACAGgccaagaagaagacgaagaagaaccTGTGCTGGTTAAAGGAAAGCAACTTGAAGGCAAGAAAATAATTCGTGTTGCAGGCGGAGGTCAACACACGATAGCATTAGCACTGACTTCTTGA
- the Rcc1 gene encoding regulator of chromosome condensation 1 isoform X4, which translates to MSGVVGFPKLKYSGSNKHLHARFFGGNFLQRIATKPDLRQSTQGGVLLAFGQGDVGQLGLGEDVMEKMRPAVIPGYQDIVAIAAGGMHNVCLRETGEILTFGCNDEGALGRDTSVDGSETKPAAVDLPGKVIQVTAGDSHSAALLEDGRVFAWGSFRDSHGSMGLTPNGMERVPIEMLPNKKVLKIASGADHLVLLSEHGQIYTCGCAEQGQLGRIPPRGATRNTRHGLDPLLLPQLVPFSIKKKLHFNEVWTGTYCTFVKEQITGDIYVFGLNNYYQIGLKDPVTQFRPQVAKTFGGRTWRHISSGQHHTIALDDSGQVFVMGRKEYGRLGLGSDCSDAEKLTLVPSLSSCVDVAAGSAQSFAVTNSGELYAWGMGTSGQLGTGQEEDEEEPVLVKGKQLEGKKIIRVAGGGQHTIALALTS; encoded by the exons ATGTCGGGCGTCGTCGGATTTCCGAAATTGAAATACAGTGGGTCAAACAAGCACTTGCACGCTCGGTTTTTTGGAGGCAATTTCCTGCAAAGGATCG CAACGAAACCTGATTTACGCCAATCTACGCAAGGTGGTGTATTATTAGCATTTGGACAAGGCGATGTGGGCCAGCTGGGTTTGGGAGAGGACGTCATGGAGAAGATGCGTCCAGCAGTTATTCCCGGGTACCAGGATATCGTAGCGATAGCGGCTGGCGGCATGCACAACGTATGTCTACGAGAAACTGGGGAGATATTAACTTTTGGATGCAACGATGAGGGAGCATTAGGACGAGACACTTCTGTAGATGGTTCCGAAACCAAACCAGCTGCTGTCGATCTGCCCGGCAAAGTAATCCAGGTGACGGCTGGAGACTCGCATAGTGCCGCTCTGTTAGAAGACGGAAGAGTTTTCGCGTGGGGCTCTTTcagg GACTCCCATGGCTCTATGGGTCTCACACCGAACGGAATGGAACGTGTTCCGATAGAAATGctgccaaataaaaaagtactgAAAATAGCGTCTGGTGCTGATCATTTAGTTTTACTTAGCGAACATGGACAAATATACACTTGTGGATGCGCTGAACAGGGTCAATTAGGTAGAATACCTCCCAGAGGGGCAACCAGGAATACTCGACACGGTTTGGATCCGTTATTATTACCACAACTAGTTCCATTTAGTATTAAGAAGAAATTACACTTCAACGAGGTGTGGACTGGAACGTATTGCACGTTCGTTAAGGAACAGATCACAGGAGACATATATGTGTTCGGTCTAAACAATTATTATCAGATCG GTTTGAAAGATCCCGTGACTCAGTTTCGCCCGCAAGTAGCGAAAACGTTCGGTGGAAGGACTTGGAGACACATTAGCAGCGGGCAGCATCATACTATCGCCCTGGACGATTCTGGCCAAGTGTTCGTCATGGGCCGCAAAGAGTATGGCAGGCTCGGACTTGGTTCTGATTGCTCGGATGCGGAGAAACTAACATTAGTTCCTTCGTTAAGTTCCTGCGTTGACGTTGCGGCAGGGAGTGCCCAATCCTTTGCTGTTACCAACTCCG GAGAATTGTACGCCTGGGGCATGGGTACGAGTGGCCAACTGGGTACAGgccaagaagaagacgaagaagaaccTGTGCTGGTTAAAGGAAAGCAACTTGAAGGCAAGAAAATAATTCGTGTTGCAGGCGGAGGTCAACACACGATAGCATTAGCACTGACTTCTTGA
- the Rcc1 gene encoding regulator of chromosome condensation 1 isoform X1, with product MVSVSPRIVRKRTAAGPSSGNSSEPTEPKRSKKKEATKPDLRQSTQGGVLLAFGQGDVGQLGLGEDVMEKMRPAVIPGYQDIVAIAAGGMHNVCLRETGEILTFGCNDEGALGRDTSVDGSETKPAAVDLPGKVIQVTAGDSHSAALLEDGRVFAWGSFRDSHGSMGLTPNGMERVPIEMLPNKKVLKIASGADHLVLLSEHGQIYTCGCAEQGQLGRIPPRGATRNTRHGLDPLLLPQLVPFSIKKKLHFNEVWTGTYCTFVKEQITGDIYVFGLNNYYQIGLKDPVTQFRPQVAKTFGGRTWRHISSGQHHTIALDDSGQVFVMGRKEYGRLGLGSDCSDAEKLTLVPSLSSCVDVAAGSAQSFAVTNSGELYAWGMGTSGQLGTGQEEDEEEPVLVKGKQLEGKKIIRVAGGGQHTIALALTS from the exons ATGGTTTCAGTGTCGCCAAGGATAGTAAGAAAACGGACCGCTGCTGGTCCATCGTCCGGAAATTCCAGCGAACCCACAGAACCGAAGAGAAGCAAGAAAAAAGAAG CAACGAAACCTGATTTACGCCAATCTACGCAAGGTGGTGTATTATTAGCATTTGGACAAGGCGATGTGGGCCAGCTGGGTTTGGGAGAGGACGTCATGGAGAAGATGCGTCCAGCAGTTATTCCCGGGTACCAGGATATCGTAGCGATAGCGGCTGGCGGCATGCACAACGTATGTCTACGAGAAACTGGGGAGATATTAACTTTTGGATGCAACGATGAGGGAGCATTAGGACGAGACACTTCTGTAGATGGTTCCGAAACCAAACCAGCTGCTGTCGATCTGCCCGGCAAAGTAATCCAGGTGACGGCTGGAGACTCGCATAGTGCCGCTCTGTTAGAAGACGGAAGAGTTTTCGCGTGGGGCTCTTTcagg GACTCCCATGGCTCTATGGGTCTCACACCGAACGGAATGGAACGTGTTCCGATAGAAATGctgccaaataaaaaagtactgAAAATAGCGTCTGGTGCTGATCATTTAGTTTTACTTAGCGAACATGGACAAATATACACTTGTGGATGCGCTGAACAGGGTCAATTAGGTAGAATACCTCCCAGAGGGGCAACCAGGAATACTCGACACGGTTTGGATCCGTTATTATTACCACAACTAGTTCCATTTAGTATTAAGAAGAAATTACACTTCAACGAGGTGTGGACTGGAACGTATTGCACGTTCGTTAAGGAACAGATCACAGGAGACATATATGTGTTCGGTCTAAACAATTATTATCAGATCG GTTTGAAAGATCCCGTGACTCAGTTTCGCCCGCAAGTAGCGAAAACGTTCGGTGGAAGGACTTGGAGACACATTAGCAGCGGGCAGCATCATACTATCGCCCTGGACGATTCTGGCCAAGTGTTCGTCATGGGCCGCAAAGAGTATGGCAGGCTCGGACTTGGTTCTGATTGCTCGGATGCGGAGAAACTAACATTAGTTCCTTCGTTAAGTTCCTGCGTTGACGTTGCGGCAGGGAGTGCCCAATCCTTTGCTGTTACCAACTCCG GAGAATTGTACGCCTGGGGCATGGGTACGAGTGGCCAACTGGGTACAGgccaagaagaagacgaagaagaaccTGTGCTGGTTAAAGGAAAGCAACTTGAAGGCAAGAAAATAATTCGTGTTGCAGGCGGAGGTCAACACACGATAGCATTAGCACTGACTTCTTGA
- the Rcc1 gene encoding regulator of chromosome condensation 1 isoform X5, whose translation MEKMRPAVIPGYQDIVAIAAGGMHNVCLRETGEILTFGCNDEGALGRDTSVDGSETKPAAVDLPGKVIQVTAGDSHSAALLEDGRVFAWGSFRDSHGSMGLTPNGMERVPIEMLPNKKVLKIASGADHLVLLSEHGQIYTCGCAEQGQLGRIPPRGATRNTRHGLDPLLLPQLVPFSIKKKLHFNEVWTGTYCTFVKEQITGDIYVFGLNNYYQIGLKDPVTQFRPQVAKTFGGRTWRHISSGQHHTIALDDSGQVFVMGRKEYGRLGLGSDCSDAEKLTLVPSLSSCVDVAAGSAQSFAVTNSGELYAWGMGTSGQLGTGQEEDEEEPVLVKGKQLEGKKIIRVAGGGQHTIALALTS comes from the exons ATGGAGAAGATGCGTCCAGCAGTTATTCCCGGGTACCAGGATATCGTAGCGATAGCGGCTGGCGGCATGCACAACGTATGTCTACGAGAAACTGGGGAGATATTAACTTTTGGATGCAACGATGAGGGAGCATTAGGACGAGACACTTCTGTAGATGGTTCCGAAACCAAACCAGCTGCTGTCGATCTGCCCGGCAAAGTAATCCAGGTGACGGCTGGAGACTCGCATAGTGCCGCTCTGTTAGAAGACGGAAGAGTTTTCGCGTGGGGCTCTTTcagg GACTCCCATGGCTCTATGGGTCTCACACCGAACGGAATGGAACGTGTTCCGATAGAAATGctgccaaataaaaaagtactgAAAATAGCGTCTGGTGCTGATCATTTAGTTTTACTTAGCGAACATGGACAAATATACACTTGTGGATGCGCTGAACAGGGTCAATTAGGTAGAATACCTCCCAGAGGGGCAACCAGGAATACTCGACACGGTTTGGATCCGTTATTATTACCACAACTAGTTCCATTTAGTATTAAGAAGAAATTACACTTCAACGAGGTGTGGACTGGAACGTATTGCACGTTCGTTAAGGAACAGATCACAGGAGACATATATGTGTTCGGTCTAAACAATTATTATCAGATCG GTTTGAAAGATCCCGTGACTCAGTTTCGCCCGCAAGTAGCGAAAACGTTCGGTGGAAGGACTTGGAGACACATTAGCAGCGGGCAGCATCATACTATCGCCCTGGACGATTCTGGCCAAGTGTTCGTCATGGGCCGCAAAGAGTATGGCAGGCTCGGACTTGGTTCTGATTGCTCGGATGCGGAGAAACTAACATTAGTTCCTTCGTTAAGTTCCTGCGTTGACGTTGCGGCAGGGAGTGCCCAATCCTTTGCTGTTACCAACTCCG GAGAATTGTACGCCTGGGGCATGGGTACGAGTGGCCAACTGGGTACAGgccaagaagaagacgaagaagaaccTGTGCTGGTTAAAGGAAAGCAACTTGAAGGCAAGAAAATAATTCGTGTTGCAGGCGGAGGTCAACACACGATAGCATTAGCACTGACTTCTTGA
- the LOC143217547 gene encoding uncharacterized protein LOC143217547 — protein MGDWTQTSIFSTRSCSGALNRGASVHRIRRTAQIADQQARIGRSGRDDGTGLANVLKWWEIRNSLRVPPSHNQRWIQTCNVTNLLSHLNQRRIRTRRNSKILQWTSKPRLRLASAQKQRQEQQQQKQQQQLEHQQEQQQKQQQQLEHQLEHQLEHQLEHQQEHQQEHQQEHQQEHQQEQRQKQQQDHQQEQEQQQQQHPLMECYQF, from the exons ATGGGGGACTGGACGCAAACGAGCATTTTTTCAACACGATCGTGTTCGGGCGCTCTCAATCGCGGGGCCTCGGTGCATAGAATCCGCCGCACCGCCCAGATAGCCGACCAGCAGGCACGCATAGGGCGCAGTGGAAGGGATGATGGCACAGGATTGGCCAATGTTCTAAAGTGGTGGGAAATTAGGAACAGCCTACGAGTTCCCCCATCACA CAATCAACGATGGATTCAAACGTGCAACGTGACGAACCTGTTATCGCACCTCAATCAACGAAGAATTCGAACGCGCAGGAACAGCAAGATACTGCAATGGACGTCGAAGCCTCGGCTACGACTAGCATCAGCGCAGAAGCAGCGACaggagcagcagcagcagaagcagcaacagcaactgGAGCATCAACAGGAACAGCAAcagaagcagcagcagcaactgGAGCATCAACTGGAGCATCAACTGGAGCATCAACTGGAGCATCAACAGGAGCATCAACAGGAGCATCAACAGGAGCATCAACAGGAGCATCAACAGGAACAGCGGCAGAAGCAGCAACAGGATCATCAACAGGAGCaggagcagcagcagcagcagcacccACTCATGGAATGCTATCAATTCTAA